One region of Vairimorpha necatrix chromosome 10, complete sequence genomic DNA includes:
- a CDS encoding replication protein A 14 kDa subunit, translated as MFVNSLTNFENKNVSIIGEIEKIDNDIIFIRSGNKEIMVKHNGLDSYKTKIVRIKGIVENGILNEQVVNKISEGFDLKLYERFVEINSKFPSIF; from the coding sequence ATGTTCGTAAATTCCCTTacaaattttgaaaataaaaatgtctCAATCATTGGTGAAATTGAAAAGATTGACAATGACATTATTTTCATACGCAGTGgaaataaagaaatcaTGGTTAAGCACAATGGATTAGACAGttataaaactaaaatagTAAGAATTAAAGGAATAGTTGAAAATGGTATTTTAAATGAACAAGtagttaataaaatttcagaAGGATTCgatttaaaactttatgaAAGATTTGTAGAAATTAACTCAAAATTCCCctcaatattttaa
- a CDS encoding homeobox domain-containing protein 3: MEPYGRNYYKNFEIQSQNENINQYYDPFYVKHRKRTTKAQLKVLEKTFEVCPRPDSCMRKKLGDQLSMTPRCVQVWFQNRRAKHKKQQQASEYCKNTTNYQMGGKPYYYDENFEIYAMDMANNQHYQHLYENMPNGPYMENENVINNHYIEEENVPVYEHLYDRNMFSYE, encoded by the coding sequence ATGGAACCATATGGGAGAaattactataaaaattttgaaatccAATCtcaaaatgaaaatattaatcaATATTATGATCCATTTTATGTAAAGCATCGTAAAAGAACGACTAAAGCAcaattaaaagttttagaGAAGACATTTGAAGTGTGTCCCAGACCAGATTCATGTATGAGAAAGAAACTCGGAGATCAATTATCTATGACTCCAAGATGTGTGCAAGTATGGTTTCAAAATAGAAGAGccaaacataaaaaacagcAACAGGCTTCtgaatattgtaaaaatactACTAATTATCAAATGGGAGGAAAGCCTTACTATTATGATGAGAATTTTGAGATTTATGCTATGGATATGGCCAACAATCAGCATTATCAACATTTATATGAGAACATGCCTAATGGACCTTATATGGAAAATGAGAATGTAATTAATAATCATTATATTGAAGAAGAGAATGTACCCGTGTATGAACATTTATATGATAGGAATATGTTTTCGTATgaatga